The following are encoded together in the Kribbella voronezhensis genome:
- a CDS encoding acyl-CoA thioesterase — translation MHDHSADHDSPHNRHVYHCPLRWGDMDALGHVNNGRYVDYLQDARVDFLFRTAKELGADDLETGLLVARHEVQYRAPLVFRPEPVRIELWISEIKAASFTVDYEILDAEPRRTYVEARTRLVPFDFAANRLRRITPVEREALSKLVGS, via the coding sequence GTGCATGATCACAGCGCTGATCACGACAGCCCCCACAACCGGCACGTCTATCACTGCCCGCTCCGCTGGGGTGACATGGACGCCCTCGGTCACGTGAACAACGGCCGCTATGTCGACTATCTGCAGGACGCCAGGGTGGATTTCCTCTTCCGGACGGCCAAGGAGCTGGGCGCGGACGACCTGGAGACCGGCCTGCTGGTCGCGCGGCACGAGGTCCAGTACCGCGCGCCGCTGGTCTTCCGCCCCGAGCCGGTCCGGATCGAGCTGTGGATCAGCGAGATCAAGGCGGCCTCGTTCACCGTCGACTACGAGATCCTCGACGCGGAGCCACGCCGTACGTACGTCGAGGCGCGGACCCGGCTGGTCCCGTTCGACTTCGCCGCGAACCGGTTGCGCCGGATCACACCGGTCGAGCGCGAGGCCCTGTCGAAGCTGGTGGGCTCATGA
- a CDS encoding GNAT family N-acetyltransferase — MTQVRPGTPADAEGLLALRSEVLPYRVLRLTDLRTSLEDGAADKHHGSFAVEAGDRLVGWASATLSTWSPEPGEYHVVLLVHPDHRRQGIGTTLAESLDDLLVKQNARRVVGSATDDGMDFALRQGFQATEVVHYAKVDPRLVPDPSAIPDSFELTNLAALDLEAAYAAFVATAGDIPGEQDWSQLPLELFEREVWNSASLDRELSTVAVADGKIACFTNVLTDGDRLWTDMTGTLPAYRGRGLAKVVKTTCLRAAAAAGITRAYTVNHEDNRPMRAINDWLGYSRVATHTGMVRPG; from the coding sequence GTGACCCAGGTCAGACCCGGTACGCCGGCCGACGCCGAAGGGCTGCTCGCGCTCAGGAGCGAGGTTCTTCCGTACCGCGTGCTGCGGCTGACCGATCTGCGCACTTCGCTGGAAGACGGTGCCGCTGACAAGCACCACGGTAGCTTCGCGGTCGAGGCCGGCGATCGATTGGTCGGCTGGGCCTCGGCCACGCTCTCGACCTGGTCGCCGGAGCCGGGCGAGTATCACGTGGTCCTCCTGGTGCATCCGGATCACCGCAGGCAAGGAATCGGTACGACGCTGGCCGAGTCGCTGGATGACCTGCTGGTCAAGCAGAACGCCCGACGGGTGGTCGGGAGCGCGACCGACGACGGCATGGATTTCGCCTTGCGGCAAGGGTTCCAGGCCACCGAGGTCGTGCATTACGCGAAGGTCGACCCGCGGCTCGTGCCGGATCCGTCCGCGATACCGGACAGCTTCGAGCTGACCAACCTGGCCGCGCTCGACCTGGAAGCCGCGTACGCCGCGTTCGTGGCCACGGCCGGAGATATCCCGGGCGAGCAGGACTGGAGCCAGCTCCCCCTCGAACTGTTCGAGCGGGAGGTCTGGAACTCGGCCAGTCTCGACCGCGAACTCAGCACGGTGGCAGTTGCCGATGGCAAGATCGCCTGCTTCACCAACGTGCTGACCGACGGCGACCGGCTCTGGACCGATATGACCGGCACGCTGCCGGCGTACCGGGGCAGGGGACTGGCGAAGGTGGTGAAGACGACCTGCCTGCGAGCCGCCGCGGCGGCGGGAATCACCCGTGCCTACACGGTGAACCACGAGGACAACCGCCCGATGCGGGCGATCAACGACTGGCTCGGGTACTCGCGGGTCGCCACGCACACGGGCATGGTGCGGCCGGGCTGA
- a CDS encoding response regulator transcription factor gives MPHVLVVEDDAKVRDALLRALTDRGYATSSSGTGLTGLAELTRGGPDLVLLDLGLPDVDGQEILRMLRAVSQIPVIVVTARDEERQMVTALDGGADDYLVKPFGPGQLDARIRAVLRRAGADRRPAPLTVGGLVVDPAARTALLDGTELDLAPREFDLLRYLAERVGEVVTRRQLLVDVWQLSYGGAEKTVDVHLSWLRRKLGESAQEPRYLHTVRGVGIRLAAPSSEQA, from the coding sequence ATGCCGCACGTACTGGTCGTCGAGGACGACGCCAAGGTCCGCGACGCGCTCCTGCGCGCGCTCACCGACCGCGGCTACGCGACCAGCTCCAGCGGCACCGGGCTGACCGGCCTGGCGGAGCTGACCCGCGGTGGTCCCGATCTGGTCCTGCTCGATCTCGGCCTGCCCGACGTGGACGGCCAGGAAATACTCCGCATGCTGCGCGCCGTCAGCCAGATCCCGGTGATCGTGGTGACCGCACGGGACGAGGAACGCCAGATGGTGACCGCCCTCGACGGCGGCGCGGACGACTACCTGGTCAAGCCGTTCGGCCCCGGCCAACTCGACGCCCGCATCCGGGCCGTACTACGCCGCGCCGGCGCGGACCGCCGGCCGGCGCCACTCACCGTCGGGGGGCTCGTCGTGGACCCGGCAGCGCGGACCGCTCTGCTGGACGGGACCGAGCTGGACCTGGCCCCGCGCGAGTTCGACCTGTTGCGCTACCTGGCTGAACGAGTGGGCGAGGTGGTCACTCGTCGCCAACTGCTCGTCGACGTCTGGCAGCTCAGCTACGGCGGCGCGGAGAAGACCGTCGACGTTCACCTTTCCTGGCTGCGCCGCAAGCTCGGTGAGAGCGCCCAGGAACCCCGCTACCTGCACACCGTCCGCGGCGTCGGCATCCGCCTGGCCGCTCCTTCCTCAGAACAGGCATGA
- a CDS encoding acyl-CoA thioesterase, which produces MTFTYPVLVRWSDIDSYDHVNNVRYFDYLQEARIAFLSDLVGEADYFAAYPCVLVSQTVDYLRPILLRHPPYDVDVWVESVGTTSYTLGSRIVDRGGETELVYARAMSVIVAVDGRTQAKRPLSEAERDALVPPVSAT; this is translated from the coding sequence ATGACCTTCACGTATCCGGTTCTGGTCCGCTGGTCGGACATCGACTCCTACGACCACGTGAACAACGTCCGGTACTTCGACTATCTCCAGGAAGCCCGGATCGCGTTCCTGTCCGACCTGGTGGGCGAGGCCGACTACTTCGCGGCGTACCCGTGTGTGCTGGTCAGCCAGACGGTGGACTACCTGCGGCCGATCCTGCTCCGGCACCCGCCGTACGACGTCGACGTGTGGGTCGAGTCGGTCGGTACGACGTCGTACACGCTCGGTTCGCGGATCGTCGATCGGGGTGGGGAGACCGAGTTGGTCTACGCCCGGGCGATGTCGGTGATCGTCGCCGTGGACGGCCGGACGCAGGCGAAGCGGCCGCTGAGCGAGGCCGAACGGGACGCCCTCGTGCCGCCTGTTTCGGCGACTTGA
- a CDS encoding GNAT family N-acetyltransferase codes for MVIRPAELGDLEAAVALHDELVPYLVYTEADLRHRLTAPKRPGSGSFVAVSAGRLVGWASCGLIAGSEPLDGEHRLMVHPDYCGQGLGTELLDAVHAELRAGGATRSRIFADPASTAWAARWGYAQTRQVHYAEIEPAAAPPLPAVPDGVSVVPLSEVDPRLVYEADMVAQRTKPGDAKITTRPYDDWLGAVWNTRSTLKELSFAALDGERVIGFTRSSGDEEKIWSRMTATMPEYRGQGLAKLVKCAALHRAADAGVRGAYTANYDGNAPMLAVNEWLGYRRIATHSVLVCPL; via the coding sequence ATGGTGATCAGGCCTGCTGAGCTGGGCGACCTCGAGGCCGCCGTCGCGCTGCACGACGAACTGGTGCCCTACCTCGTCTACACCGAGGCCGACCTGCGGCATCGCCTGACCGCGCCGAAGCGGCCGGGGAGCGGCAGCTTCGTCGCGGTCTCCGCCGGGCGGCTGGTCGGCTGGGCGAGCTGCGGGCTGATCGCCGGCTCCGAGCCGCTCGACGGCGAGCACCGGCTGATGGTGCATCCGGACTACTGCGGCCAGGGCCTGGGCACCGAGTTGCTCGACGCGGTCCACGCGGAGTTGCGGGCCGGTGGCGCGACCAGGTCGAGGATCTTCGCGGATCCGGCCTCGACGGCCTGGGCCGCCCGCTGGGGGTATGCGCAGACCCGGCAGGTGCACTACGCGGAGATCGAACCCGCGGCCGCGCCGCCGCTGCCCGCAGTACCGGACGGGGTGAGTGTGGTGCCGTTGAGCGAGGTGGATCCACGGCTCGTCTACGAGGCCGACATGGTGGCTCAGCGGACGAAACCGGGAGACGCCAAGATCACCACCCGCCCGTACGACGATTGGCTCGGCGCGGTCTGGAACACGCGCTCGACGCTGAAGGAGCTGAGTTTCGCCGCGCTCGACGGCGAGCGGGTGATCGGCTTCACCCGGTCCAGCGGCGACGAGGAGAAGATCTGGTCGCGGATGACCGCGACCATGCCGGAGTACCGCGGGCAGGGGCTGGCCAAGTTGGTGAAGTGTGCCGCGCTGCACCGGGCCGCCGACGCCGGCGTACGGGGTGCCTACACCGCCAACTACGACGGCAACGCGCCGATGCTCGCCGTCAACGAGTGGCTCGGCTACCGCCGGATCGCAACCCACTCGGTCCTGGTCTGCCCGCTGTAG
- a CDS encoding DUF2157 domain-containing protein translates to MSTRLDDELRRLVSAGVLRQYQADALRDAAEADFSPRPPEPAGTANAETRSPRTPPVVTHASALIEVLGYLGGALLLGAVALLTLANWGEMSRAARISTGGSAAVILLGTAVVLALLQRRDQLSSALASLGCCVAGFATYVAIEGEAGRVIGVAVALALAAVGLWWLAGSSLLVATFAVLGVGVLVITSDLLTPDSGTATNSAGIAGTGFILVAFVMAMLGLVRDQVTAWSLAGAAMFSSSICWLIQERGEIMALAVGTAGPAALLVAYSRRHASAYAVVGCSILLVIWPTALYQLTDNMAGVAVGLVIASAALLVAVLIMTRHQRRLTE, encoded by the coding sequence TTGTCGACCCGGCTGGATGACGAGCTGCGCAGGCTGGTGAGCGCGGGTGTACTCCGCCAGTACCAGGCCGACGCCCTGCGCGACGCCGCCGAGGCCGACTTCTCCCCGCGCCCGCCGGAACCAGCCGGTACGGCGAACGCCGAGACCCGGTCGCCGCGGACTCCGCCGGTGGTCACACACGCGTCCGCGCTGATCGAAGTGCTCGGTTACCTCGGCGGCGCGCTGCTCCTGGGCGCCGTCGCGCTCCTCACACTGGCGAACTGGGGTGAGATGAGTCGCGCCGCCCGGATCAGTACCGGCGGGAGCGCGGCCGTCATTCTGCTCGGAACGGCTGTCGTGCTCGCCCTGCTCCAGCGCCGGGATCAGCTCAGCTCAGCGCTGGCGTCACTCGGCTGCTGCGTCGCCGGCTTCGCCACGTACGTCGCCATCGAGGGTGAGGCGGGTCGCGTCATCGGTGTCGCGGTGGCGCTCGCGCTGGCCGCGGTCGGGCTCTGGTGGCTGGCCGGCTCATCGTTGCTCGTGGCAACTTTCGCGGTCCTCGGCGTCGGTGTCCTGGTGATCACCTCGGACCTGCTGACGCCGGACAGCGGGACGGCCACCAACTCGGCCGGTATCGCCGGGACCGGGTTCATCCTGGTGGCCTTCGTGATGGCGATGCTCGGCCTGGTGCGGGACCAGGTGACCGCCTGGTCCCTGGCCGGGGCCGCCATGTTCAGCTCGTCGATCTGCTGGCTCATCCAGGAGCGCGGCGAGATCATGGCCCTCGCCGTCGGTACCGCGGGACCGGCGGCCCTCCTGGTCGCCTACAGTCGCCGCCACGCATCGGCGTACGCCGTCGTCGGTTGCTCGATCCTGCTGGTCATCTGGCCGACCGCGCTCTACCAACTCACCGACAACATGGCCGGCGTCGCCGTCGGCCTGGTGATCGCCAGCGCCGCCCTACTCGTCGCCGTCCTGATCATGACCCGCCACCAACGCCGCCTCACCGAGTAG
- a CDS encoding MaoC family dehydratase has protein sequence MQTFQGVDEVVHAVGTPLGETEWLEITQEQVNQFAEATGDHQWIHVDVERAAKGPYGGTIAHGYLTLSLIARFGAELFDVSGVSAKLNYGVNKVRFPAPVPVGSRIRAGASIAGAQETPAGVQVSLQWVIELENSTKPACVAETVVLLVP, from the coding sequence ATGCAGACCTTCCAAGGCGTCGACGAGGTCGTCCACGCGGTCGGTACCCCGCTCGGCGAGACCGAGTGGCTGGAGATCACCCAGGAGCAGGTGAACCAGTTCGCCGAGGCGACCGGTGACCACCAGTGGATCCACGTGGATGTCGAGCGGGCCGCGAAAGGCCCGTACGGCGGGACGATCGCGCACGGCTACCTGACCCTCAGCCTGATCGCCCGGTTCGGCGCGGAGCTGTTCGACGTGTCGGGCGTCTCGGCGAAGCTGAACTACGGCGTCAACAAGGTCCGCTTCCCGGCGCCGGTCCCGGTCGGCTCCAGGATCCGCGCGGGCGCGTCCATCGCGGGCGCGCAGGAAACCCCGGCCGGCGTCCAGGTCTCGCTGCAATGGGTCATCGAACTGGAGAACTCCACCAAGCCGGCCTGCGTCGCGGAGACCGTGGTACTGCTCGTTCCCTAG
- the fabG gene encoding 3-oxoacyl-ACP reductase FabG — translation MSEQQRVAIVTGAARGIGAAVAQRLAADGNAVAVLDLDEAACAGTVDAITAAGGKAIAVGCDVSKGDQVTAAVERVAAELGAPTILVNNAGVLRDNLLFKMTEDDWDTVMSVHLRGSFLMSKACQAHMVEASYGRIVFLSSTSALGNRGQSNYAAAKAGLQGLAKTLAIELGKFGVTANAIAPGFIETDMTAATAARVGVDFEEFKKATAASIPVQRTGKPEDIAAAASFFCSEEAGFVSGQVLYVAGGPRN, via the coding sequence ATGAGCGAGCAGCAGAGGGTGGCGATCGTGACCGGGGCAGCCCGGGGAATCGGTGCCGCTGTGGCCCAGCGGCTCGCCGCCGACGGCAACGCGGTCGCAGTGCTGGACCTGGACGAGGCGGCCTGCGCCGGCACCGTCGACGCGATCACCGCCGCGGGCGGCAAGGCGATCGCGGTCGGCTGCGACGTGAGCAAGGGCGACCAGGTCACCGCCGCGGTCGAGCGGGTCGCCGCCGAGCTGGGCGCCCCGACGATCCTGGTGAACAACGCCGGCGTACTGCGCGACAACCTGCTCTTCAAGATGACCGAGGACGACTGGGACACCGTCATGTCGGTGCACCTGCGCGGCAGCTTCCTGATGTCCAAGGCGTGCCAGGCCCACATGGTCGAGGCGTCGTACGGCCGGATCGTCTTCCTGTCCTCCACCTCGGCGCTCGGCAACCGCGGCCAGTCGAACTACGCCGCCGCGAAGGCCGGCCTGCAGGGGCTGGCCAAGACGCTGGCGATCGAGCTGGGCAAGTTCGGCGTCACCGCGAACGCGATCGCACCGGGCTTCATCGAGACCGACATGACCGCCGCCACCGCGGCCCGGGTCGGGGTCGACTTCGAGGAGTTCAAGAAGGCGACCGCGGCGAGCATCCCGGTCCAGCGCACCGGCAAGCCCGAGGACATCGCCGCCGCCGCGTCGTTCTTCTGCAGCGAGGAGGCCGGCTTCGTCTCCGGCCAGGTCCTGTACGTCGCCGGTGGACCCCGCAACTGA
- a CDS encoding ROK family transcriptional regulator yields MARPAGSARLLRGMNEAAALAYLFERGPLTRTDLRDLTGLSKPTASEVLRRLEDAGLAIVVGHSSSGPGPNAALYAANAEAGYIAALSVRDVGDLGQPSVSATLTDLAGRTRATVESDVAFGGADPVDIVADIVTELCRKAKISRDLLLQVQLGVPGSPDPRTGDIRYVDVPGLDRPGLVNEIRDRLKTEVMVDNDVNLAAIAERSHGVAAEVDAFTVLWLAGGSGFAIDQGGTLMRGAHGCAGELGYLPVPAVGTEARDFQDLVGGGPVLELGERFGFAGGTPQEVVSAAVAALGEDRAQEFLKGLAERVAIGLLAAITLIDPPLIVLAGEVSQAGGTVLRDEVVDALAALSPLGTQIEVTGVTGDAVLLGAISSATTAVQDRLLAGLTTPQQAAVSS; encoded by the coding sequence GTGGCACGACCGGCAGGTTCGGCGCGGCTGTTGCGCGGGATGAACGAGGCCGCCGCCCTGGCGTACCTGTTCGAGCGTGGGCCGCTGACCCGGACCGACTTACGAGACCTGACCGGGCTGTCGAAACCGACCGCGTCCGAGGTACTGCGCCGGCTGGAGGATGCCGGGCTGGCGATCGTCGTCGGGCACTCCAGCAGCGGCCCCGGCCCCAACGCCGCCCTGTACGCCGCGAACGCGGAAGCGGGCTACATCGCGGCCCTGTCGGTCCGCGACGTCGGCGATCTCGGGCAGCCGTCCGTCTCGGCCACCCTCACGGACCTGGCCGGCCGGACGCGCGCCACCGTCGAGAGCGACGTGGCCTTCGGCGGCGCCGACCCGGTCGACATCGTCGCGGACATCGTCACCGAGCTCTGCCGGAAGGCGAAGATCTCCCGCGACCTGCTGCTGCAGGTCCAACTCGGCGTACCGGGCTCCCCCGATCCGCGCACCGGCGACATCCGGTACGTCGATGTGCCGGGGCTGGACCGGCCCGGACTGGTGAACGAGATCCGGGACCGGCTCAAGACCGAGGTGATGGTCGACAACGACGTGAACCTCGCGGCGATCGCGGAGCGCTCGCACGGGGTCGCGGCCGAGGTGGATGCCTTCACGGTGCTCTGGCTGGCCGGCGGTTCGGGGTTCGCGATCGACCAGGGTGGCACCTTGATGCGTGGCGCCCACGGCTGCGCGGGCGAGCTCGGCTACCTCCCGGTGCCGGCCGTCGGGACCGAGGCGCGGGACTTCCAGGACCTGGTCGGCGGCGGTCCCGTCCTCGAACTCGGTGAGCGCTTCGGCTTCGCGGGCGGCACGCCGCAGGAAGTGGTCAGCGCGGCCGTCGCGGCACTCGGCGAGGACCGCGCCCAGGAATTCCTCAAGGGTCTGGCCGAGCGGGTCGCGATCGGGCTGCTCGCGGCGATCACGTTGATCGACCCGCCGCTGATCGTGCTGGCCGGCGAGGTCTCGCAGGCCGGCGGGACCGTACTGCGCGACGAGGTGGTCGACGCCCTGGCTGCCCTTTCCCCGCTCGGCACGCAGATCGAGGTCACCGGGGTCACCGGCGACGCGGTCCTGCTCGGCGCGATCAGCTCCGCGACCACCGCGGTACAGGATCGTCTGCTGGCCGGTCTCACCACTCCGCAGCAGGCGGCTGTCAGCAGCTGA
- a CDS encoding OsmC family protein: protein MAAIRTAKAHWEGSLLEGAGQVNLESSNLGSFDVTWAARSNDKAEGKTSPEELIAAAHSTCFSMALSHALAGAGNAPEAIDTTADVTFVPGEGITGIKLSVNGKVPGLTADQFAEFAEEAKKNCPVSQALAGTTITLDVTFTA, encoded by the coding sequence ATGGCTGCAATTCGCACCGCCAAGGCCCACTGGGAAGGTTCGCTGCTGGAGGGCGCCGGTCAGGTCAACCTCGAGTCGTCGAACCTGGGCTCCTTCGACGTGACCTGGGCCGCCCGGTCGAACGACAAGGCCGAGGGCAAGACCAGCCCGGAAGAGCTGATCGCGGCCGCGCACTCGACCTGCTTCTCGATGGCGCTCTCGCACGCACTCGCCGGCGCCGGCAACGCGCCGGAGGCGATCGACACCACCGCCGACGTCACCTTCGTTCCGGGTGAGGGCATCACCGGCATCAAGCTGTCGGTGAACGGCAAGGTCCCCGGCCTGACCGCCGACCAGTTCGCCGAGTTCGCCGAAGAGGCCAAGAAGAACTGCCCGGTCTCGCAGGCGCTGGCCGGGACGACGATCACCCTGGACGTCACCTTCACGGCCTGA
- a CDS encoding HAMP domain-containing sensor histidine kinase, whose amino-acid sequence MRRQLAGLVAAITSLVLIAFLAPIALLLRSEAAERAISVATLDAQSTAQQLPGLVNGSLPDDGRTTVFLANGKVLGTPAAKSPSVELALRGESFVAETTGGREVMLGVVSTDGNAVVRVFIANSALYAGVTRTWALLALLGVTLFVLGMVVADRIGRRMVAPVLALAGTADRLRRGDMSARTVPAGPPEVQQVGRELNQLADRIDELLSTARAEAADLAHRLRTPLTALRLDIDGLRDPQEAARLADSLRDLTVEVDELIRTARRPVRSGAAPAADLAVVARERLTFWSALAEDIGRPLTGEIPERQVIVRAGADDLGAVFDVLLDNAFRHTPTDSAVRLVVQEDGQAWVEDAGQGLSPAAATAPGTTGLGLDIARRTAAASGGSLHLEDSPLGGVRARLVTPLLGEAALVAGHDQDGDE is encoded by the coding sequence GTGCGGCGGCAATTGGCGGGTCTGGTCGCCGCGATCACTTCGCTCGTCCTGATCGCCTTCCTCGCACCGATCGCACTGCTGCTGCGTTCCGAGGCTGCAGAACGGGCGATCTCTGTCGCCACCCTCGATGCCCAGAGCACCGCCCAACAGCTTCCCGGCCTCGTCAACGGCTCACTGCCCGACGACGGCCGTACGACGGTGTTCCTCGCCAACGGCAAGGTGCTCGGTACGCCGGCAGCCAAGTCGCCATCGGTCGAGCTTGCCCTGCGCGGCGAGTCCTTCGTCGCCGAGACCACCGGCGGCCGCGAGGTGATGCTCGGAGTGGTCTCCACCGACGGCAACGCAGTGGTTCGTGTCTTCATCGCGAACTCGGCGCTGTACGCCGGTGTGACGCGCACCTGGGCCCTGCTTGCCTTGCTCGGCGTCACGCTCTTCGTCCTCGGCATGGTGGTGGCCGATCGCATCGGGCGGCGGATGGTTGCCCCGGTTCTTGCACTGGCCGGGACTGCTGACCGATTGCGGCGTGGTGACATGTCCGCCCGGACCGTGCCGGCAGGGCCGCCCGAGGTCCAGCAGGTCGGGCGAGAGCTCAACCAGCTGGCCGACCGCATCGACGAGTTGCTGAGCACAGCGCGTGCCGAGGCGGCCGATCTGGCGCATCGGCTCAGGACTCCACTCACCGCACTCCGGCTCGACATCGACGGCCTGCGTGATCCGCAGGAGGCCGCGCGGTTGGCGGACAGCCTGCGCGACCTGACCGTCGAGGTGGACGAGCTGATCCGTACTGCGCGCAGACCGGTTCGCTCCGGCGCCGCACCTGCTGCTGACCTCGCCGTGGTGGCACGGGAGCGCCTCACCTTCTGGTCAGCGCTCGCCGAGGACATCGGTCGGCCGCTCACCGGTGAGATCCCCGAGCGCCAGGTGATCGTCCGGGCCGGCGCTGACGATCTGGGCGCGGTGTTCGACGTACTGCTGGACAACGCCTTCCGGCATACGCCGACCGACTCCGCAGTACGGCTTGTTGTTCAGGAGGACGGGCAGGCCTGGGTTGAGGATGCCGGGCAGGGGTTGTCGCCTGCCGCTGCCACTGCGCCCGGCACTACCGGGCTCGGCCTCGACATAGCGCGTCGCACCGCCGCGGCCTCGGGCGGCTCGCTCCACCTGGAGGACTCCCCGCTCGGCGGCGTGCGGGCACGCCTGGTGACGCCGCTACTCGGTGAGGCGGCGTTGGTGGCGGGTCATGATCAGGACGGCGACGAGTAG
- a CDS encoding mechanosensitive ion channel family protein has product MSLYSHPLFSLPATFPTFFRRGNDGKLEVTDQIVTVPARIVGLVLAFFIVRWLLHKAIRRFARRTGNGAVAGVLAKSKRGQEFVEQTLMSERRSQRAETIASLLCSTVTIILTAVLVVMVLAELGFNILPVVASASIIGVALGFGAQTLVKDFLAGIFMIFEDQYAVGDLVDMEKATGVVEAVGLRVTQLRGEDGTIWYVRNGEVLRVGNLSTRDPSAPPTSTTGVGSAAEAADGLIQTEAPSEAPATESRSTAADPAAPHRGVGGHERES; this is encoded by the coding sequence GTGTCCCTGTACAGTCACCCCCTGTTTTCGCTCCCCGCGACCTTCCCGACGTTCTTCCGCCGAGGGAACGACGGCAAGCTGGAAGTGACCGACCAGATCGTCACCGTGCCGGCCCGGATCGTCGGCCTGGTGCTGGCGTTCTTCATCGTCAGATGGCTGCTGCACAAGGCGATCCGCCGGTTCGCGCGGCGGACCGGCAACGGCGCCGTGGCCGGCGTGCTGGCCAAGTCCAAGCGCGGCCAGGAGTTCGTCGAACAGACCCTGATGAGCGAACGCCGCAGCCAGCGCGCCGAGACGATCGCGTCGCTGCTGTGCAGCACGGTCACCATCATCCTGACCGCCGTCCTGGTGGTGATGGTGCTGGCCGAACTCGGCTTCAACATCCTGCCGGTGGTGGCCTCGGCGAGCATCATCGGCGTCGCGCTCGGCTTCGGCGCGCAGACGCTGGTGAAGGACTTCCTGGCCGGCATCTTCATGATCTTCGAGGACCAGTACGCCGTCGGCGACCTGGTCGACATGGAGAAGGCCACCGGCGTCGTCGAGGCGGTCGGCCTGCGCGTCACCCAGTTGCGCGGCGAGGACGGCACCATCTGGTACGTCCGCAACGGCGAGGTCCTCCGGGTCGGCAACCTGAGCACCCGCGACCCCTCGGCTCCGCCGACCTCCACCACCGGGGTCGGCAGCGCCGCGGAGGCGGCGGACGGCCTGATCCAGACCGAAGCACCCAGTGAGGCACCGGCCACGGAGAGTCGTAGTACGGCGGCCGATCCGGCCGCCCCGCACCGCGGTGTCGGCGGACACGAACGCGAGAGCTGA
- a CDS encoding globin produces the protein MTESMSFYDAVGGADTFHRLVAAFYRGVAADPELRPMYPEEDLGPAEERFRMFLEQYWGGPRTYSEQRGHPRLRMRHHPFAVTPAARDRWLGHMRAALDELKLDPDRDQEIWTYMVMAAHSMVNTDEPQYPGAIDASGN, from the coding sequence ATGACCGAATCGATGAGCTTCTACGACGCCGTCGGCGGGGCCGACACGTTCCACCGGCTGGTGGCGGCGTTCTACCGCGGTGTCGCCGCCGACCCGGAACTGCGGCCGATGTACCCCGAGGAGGATCTCGGTCCGGCCGAGGAACGGTTCCGGATGTTCCTCGAGCAGTACTGGGGCGGCCCGCGGACGTACTCCGAGCAGCGCGGTCACCCGCGGCTGCGGATGCGGCACCACCCGTTCGCCGTCACGCCGGCCGCCCGGGACCGCTGGCTGGGCCACATGCGGGCCGCGCTGGACGAGCTGAAGCTGGATCCGGACCGCGACCAGGAGATCTGGACGTACATGGTGATGGCCGCGCACAGCATGGTGAACACCGACGAACCGCAGTACCCCGGCGCGATCGACGCGTCCGGCAACTGA